From a single Lentisphaera profundi genomic region:
- a CDS encoding toprim domain-containing protein, with protein MAAKKDPAEYDESKIQTLDPLEHIRKRPGMYIGRLGNGTNQNDGIYVLLKEVVDNCIDEFIMNHGSKIVIKIDTEDGTFHTRDYGRGIPLGSVVDCVSKMNTGGKYEGDTFEFSVGLNGVGTKAVNALSAFFRVRSFRDGKFKEAYFEEGILISENDGDTDEENGTEVEFSPSREIFPKFKIDLGFIERRMWGYAYLNRGLSLLLNGQKFYSRNGLRDFIEKEINDEKLYEVIYHRDDKIEFGFCHTPNYGENYYSYVNGQYTNDGGTHQQAFREGILKGVNDYAGKNFDGSDVRDGLFGAVAVKVKEPIFESQTKNRLGNTEVRSEVVNKVKTFLTDFLHKNKSIADRLLEKVTLNEKMRKNITDLKKLAKDKQKKTSIKIPKLRDCKHHLNNKTKLGEDSMIFITEGDSATGSMVKCRDVLRQALFPLRGKPKNSHNTKREFVYKNEELYFLMKALNIEDDIEDLRYSKVILATDADQDGLHIRNLLLTYFLTFFENLVTNGHLYILETPIYRVRNKKETLYCYDEEEKDAAMAKLKNHEITRFKGLGEISPDEFGQFIGDDMRIIQVNIEKMSEVPHVLDFFMGSNTGDRKQFIMDNLV; from the coding sequence ATGGCCGCTAAGAAAGATCCTGCCGAGTACGACGAAAGCAAAATCCAAACACTTGATCCTTTGGAACACATCCGCAAAAGGCCGGGTATGTATATTGGACGCCTCGGCAATGGCACCAACCAAAACGACGGCATTTACGTCTTGCTCAAAGAAGTAGTCGATAACTGTATCGACGAATTCATTATGAATCACGGCTCAAAAATCGTCATCAAAATCGATACTGAAGACGGTACTTTTCACACTCGCGACTATGGCCGTGGTATTCCACTCGGCTCAGTGGTTGACTGTGTATCAAAAATGAATACTGGCGGAAAATACGAAGGTGATACTTTCGAATTCTCTGTAGGTCTAAATGGTGTCGGCACAAAGGCGGTCAATGCACTCTCAGCTTTTTTCCGGGTTAGATCTTTTCGCGACGGAAAATTCAAGGAGGCTTATTTTGAAGAAGGTATCCTCATTAGCGAAAACGATGGTGATACTGATGAAGAAAATGGTACCGAAGTTGAATTCTCTCCCTCCCGCGAGATTTTTCCGAAATTCAAAATTGATCTCGGTTTCATTGAGCGTCGCATGTGGGGTTATGCCTATCTTAACCGTGGCTTAAGTCTTCTTCTCAATGGTCAAAAATTCTACTCTCGCAATGGACTACGCGATTTCATTGAAAAAGAAATCAATGACGAAAAATTATATGAGGTTATCTATCACCGCGATGACAAAATAGAATTCGGCTTCTGTCATACACCTAACTACGGTGAAAACTACTATTCTTATGTCAATGGTCAGTACACCAATGATGGTGGAACTCACCAACAAGCTTTTCGTGAAGGTATCCTCAAAGGCGTTAATGATTATGCCGGCAAGAATTTTGATGGCTCCGATGTCCGTGATGGTCTCTTTGGTGCTGTCGCGGTAAAAGTCAAAGAACCTATTTTTGAATCACAGACCAAAAATAGACTAGGCAATACTGAGGTCCGCTCTGAAGTAGTCAATAAGGTGAAAACTTTCTTAACTGATTTTCTTCATAAAAACAAATCTATTGCTGATCGCCTACTCGAAAAAGTAACTCTCAATGAAAAGATGCGTAAAAACATCACCGACTTGAAGAAACTCGCTAAGGATAAGCAAAAGAAAACCTCGATCAAGATACCCAAACTTCGCGATTGCAAACACCACTTAAATAACAAAACCAAGCTCGGCGAAGACTCGATGATCTTCATTACCGAAGGAGATTCCGCCACTGGTTCAATGGTTAAATGCCGTGATGTACTCAGACAGGCCCTTTTCCCATTGCGTGGTAAGCCAAAGAATAGTCACAATACCAAGCGCGAATTCGTCTATAAAAATGAAGAACTCTACTTCCTCATGAAGGCGCTCAATATTGAAGATGATATCGAAGACCTCCGTTACTCAAAAGTCATCCTCGCAACCGATGCCGATCAAGATGGACTTCACATTCGCAACCTCTTGCTCACGTATTTTTTGACCTTCTTTGAGAATTTAGTCACCAATGGTCACCTCTACATTTTGGAAACTCCTATCTACCGTGTGCGCAACAAAAAAGAAACTCTCTACTGCTACGACGAGGAAGAAAAAGATGCCGCCATGGCCAAACTCAAGAATCACGAGATCACTCGTTTCAAAGGACTCGGAGAAATTTCACCAGATGAATTCGGTCAATTCATTGGCGATGACATGCGCATCATCCAAGTCAACATCGAAAAAATGAGCGAAGTCCCCCACGTACTCGACTTCTTCATGGGAAGTAACACCGGCGACCGCAAGCAATTTATTATGGATAATTTGGTTTAA
- a CDS encoding sulfatase family protein, translating into MFRSLMSSMICGVGLCLTAAEKPNIIIIYGDDIGYGDFSCYGGTGVDTYNIDTLAVNGQRFLSAYAAAATCTPSRYSLMTGEYAFRNKKAKILPGNAPLIIDTKRTNMPAFMRDKGYATGLVGKWHLGLGLSSEPLNWNQEIKPGPKEVGFDYSFYMAATADRVPSVYIEDGHIVNLDPKDPVQVDYEKQVGNEPTGVSHPHLLRMQADLQHSGTIINGISRIGFMTGGNKARFKDESMADTYLGKAIDFIDKNKSNPFMLYYAPNENHVPRVIHPRFKGSTSLGPRGDALALFDWCVGRVVEELKAKGIYKNTIIIISSDNGPVLFDGYWEGAIENQGAHQSNGPWRGGKYSRWEGGTRMPFIVSWPGKVKPGISNALISQTDLFASFAALLGEEVPANSAKDSVNVLPALLGESDKGRDFVIQEALTQLAIRKGEWKYIPPGTITERLGIGRFQKTEVLEPGLLYHLSEDPSEQNNLAGQYPNKVRELRKIIHDIDPSKAKMGKFSKKQLGF; encoded by the coding sequence ATGTTTAGATCTTTAATGAGTAGCATGATTTGCGGTGTAGGATTATGCCTAACGGCGGCAGAGAAACCCAATATAATTATTATCTATGGTGACGACATTGGTTACGGTGACTTTAGCTGCTATGGTGGCACTGGAGTGGATACTTATAATATTGATACCTTGGCCGTAAATGGGCAACGCTTTTTATCTGCGTATGCGGCGGCGGCCACTTGTACCCCTTCACGTTATTCGCTGATGACCGGTGAGTATGCTTTCCGCAATAAAAAGGCAAAAATTCTTCCAGGAAATGCACCACTTATTATTGATACTAAACGTACAAATATGCCCGCGTTTATGCGAGATAAGGGCTACGCTACTGGCCTTGTAGGCAAATGGCATTTAGGCTTGGGTTTATCAAGCGAGCCCTTGAACTGGAATCAAGAGATCAAGCCCGGCCCCAAAGAAGTAGGTTTTGATTATTCTTTTTATATGGCAGCGACTGCTGACCGCGTGCCTTCTGTGTACATAGAAGATGGCCATATCGTGAACCTTGATCCCAAAGACCCTGTGCAAGTTGATTATGAAAAACAAGTGGGCAATGAACCCACAGGTGTATCTCATCCACACTTGTTGAGAATGCAGGCCGATTTACAGCATAGCGGAACCATTATTAACGGTATAAGTCGCATCGGCTTTATGACCGGCGGAAACAAGGCTCGTTTCAAAGATGAAAGTATGGCGGATACCTATTTAGGAAAAGCGATTGATTTTATCGATAAAAATAAATCCAATCCATTTATGCTTTATTATGCCCCCAACGAGAATCACGTGCCACGGGTGATTCATCCACGTTTTAAAGGCTCAACCAGCTTGGGTCCAAGAGGAGATGCTTTAGCATTATTTGACTGGTGTGTAGGGCGTGTCGTGGAAGAACTTAAAGCTAAGGGAATCTATAAAAATACCATCATCATCATTTCCTCAGATAATGGCCCCGTACTTTTTGATGGTTACTGGGAAGGCGCCATAGAGAATCAAGGGGCGCATCAATCTAATGGTCCTTGGCGCGGCGGTAAGTACTCACGTTGGGAAGGTGGTACCCGTATGCCTTTTATCGTATCTTGGCCCGGGAAAGTAAAACCAGGGATTAGTAATGCACTGATTAGCCAAACAGATTTATTTGCGAGCTTCGCAGCTTTGCTCGGTGAAGAAGTGCCCGCGAACAGCGCAAAAGATTCGGTGAATGTTTTACCTGCACTCTTAGGGGAATCCGATAAGGGCCGTGACTTTGTGATTCAAGAAGCCTTAACACAACTGGCTATTCGTAAGGGTGAATGGAAATATATTCCGCCGGGCACAATTACGGAACGTTTGGGTATTGGTCGCTTTCAGAAAACTGAGGTACTTGAACCAGGACTTTTATATCACCTTTCTGAAGACCCGAGTGAACAAAATAATTTGGCGGGACAATACCCGAATAAAGTTCGCGAGCTTCGCAAAATTATTCACGATATAGATCCTTCAAAAGCGAAGATGGGAAAATTTAGCAAGAAGCAACTTGGCTTTTAA
- a CDS encoding TRAP transporter large permease, whose translation MYPEELMLFAMFGILLLFIFLGVRIAFAIAGTGMLTTALCVLCNKFFETNFFADFNNLGLLVNRTYSLMSSSLLVALPMFIFMGIMLEKSGIAENLMESFQKIFSSVRGGLALAVTLIGLLLAASTGIIGASVVLLAVMSIPTMLNNGYSKELACGTVCSAGCLGILIPPSIMLILLADQMGISVGDLFHAAVIPGLLLTGSYLVYIFFKAQKVDKSQVKALEKGDLSQLFFAIIPPMALMLLVLGSIFFGIATPTEASGLGAFGAFVLALISKKLNFKKLRSSVLETGKTTSFIMAILIGASCFSLTLKELEGDDIIRQNIMALPFGSTGIIIAILALVFLLGFFLDWIEITLVIIPIVAPIISAMALDMPGHGLEQAELIWFAILVAVTLQTSFLTPPVGFALFYLKGVTPPEIELKHIYKGVLPFIILQVLVLILIFLFPSLVLWLPSLAA comes from the coding sequence ATGTATCCTGAAGAACTGATGCTTTTTGCCATGTTTGGGATTTTACTACTTTTTATCTTTCTGGGTGTACGCATTGCTTTTGCGATTGCGGGAACAGGAATGCTGACCACGGCACTTTGCGTCTTATGCAATAAGTTTTTTGAAACGAATTTCTTTGCGGATTTTAATAATTTAGGCTTGTTGGTGAATCGTACTTATTCACTGATGTCGAGTAGTCTCTTGGTGGCTTTGCCAATGTTTATTTTTATGGGGATAATGCTGGAGAAATCTGGGATAGCAGAAAATTTAATGGAGTCATTTCAAAAGATTTTCAGTTCAGTTCGTGGGGGCTTGGCACTTGCCGTTACGCTAATTGGCTTATTACTGGCAGCTTCAACGGGCATTATTGGTGCATCAGTTGTTTTATTGGCAGTGATGTCGATTCCCACCATGCTAAACAATGGTTATTCCAAGGAATTGGCCTGTGGCACCGTATGCTCTGCGGGTTGTTTAGGGATTTTGATTCCCCCGAGCATCATGCTGATTTTATTAGCAGATCAAATGGGAATATCAGTGGGAGACCTCTTTCACGCGGCAGTGATTCCAGGCTTATTACTTACAGGTAGTTATTTAGTCTACATATTTTTCAAAGCTCAAAAAGTTGATAAGAGTCAAGTGAAAGCTTTAGAGAAAGGAGATTTGAGTCAACTCTTTTTTGCAATCATCCCGCCAATGGCCCTAATGCTCTTGGTTTTAGGTTCGATCTTCTTTGGCATTGCCACACCAACGGAGGCGAGTGGTTTGGGAGCTTTTGGCGCTTTTGTACTGGCTTTAATTAGTAAGAAACTCAATTTCAAAAAGCTGCGTAGCAGTGTTTTAGAAACGGGAAAAACCACAAGTTTTATCATGGCCATTTTGATTGGTGCCTCCTGTTTTTCTTTGACTCTAAAAGAATTGGAGGGAGATGATATCATTCGTCAAAATATTATGGCCTTACCTTTTGGTTCTACAGGAATTATTATAGCGATTTTAGCCTTGGTATTCCTTTTAGGTTTTTTCCTGGATTGGATCGAAATTACTTTAGTGATAATCCCCATTGTGGCACCTATTATTTCAGCAATGGCCTTGGATATGCCTGGGCATGGCCTGGAACAAGCAGAGCTTATTTGGTTTGCGATCTTGGTGGCAGTAACACTACAAACTTCTTTTCTTACCCCACCGGTAGGCTTTGCCTTATTTTACCTCAAGGGGGTGACGCCACCAGAGATTGAGCTGAAACATATTTATAAAGGAGTTCTGCCTTTTATTATCCTCCAGGTATTGGTTTTGATCCTAATTTTCCTCTTTCCCTCCTTAGTACTGTGGCTACCTTCCTTAGCGGCTTAA
- a CDS encoding 3-isopropylmalate dehydratase, with amino-acid sequence MNTSIKGKAFVLGDNIDTDQIIPAKYLSYDPSNAEEKKYFGKFALFGVPEGESGYPSGDKRFVTEGYASEYKIIIAGENFGCGSSREHAPLALAEAGAEIVVAQSFARIYFRNSVNGGYLVPSETPVKINEEIATGDELEINLENNKLKNLTSGKEYDLNPLGDIKAILEAGDVFKYAKQMGE; translated from the coding sequence GTGAATACATCAATTAAAGGTAAGGCATTTGTTCTCGGCGATAATATCGATACTGACCAAATTATCCCCGCAAAATATCTTTCTTACGACCCTTCAAACGCAGAAGAGAAAAAGTACTTCGGTAAATTTGCTCTCTTCGGTGTGCCCGAAGGTGAATCTGGTTACCCGAGTGGTGACAAGCGTTTCGTTACAGAAGGTTATGCTTCTGAGTACAAAATCATTATTGCTGGCGAAAACTTCGGCTGCGGTTCCTCACGTGAACACGCACCACTCGCATTAGCAGAAGCCGGCGCTGAAATCGTCGTGGCGCAATCATTCGCACGTATTTACTTTCGTAATAGCGTCAATGGTGGCTACCTCGTTCCTTCTGAGACGCCCGTAAAAATCAACGAAGAAATCGCCACTGGCGACGAACTCGAAATCAATCTTGAAAATAATAAACTAAAGAATCTGACTTCAGGTAAAGAATACGATCTCAATCCACTTGGCGATATCAAAGCCATTCTGGAAGCGGGTGACGTCTTCAAATACGCCAAGCAGATGGGAGAATAA
- the leuB gene encoding 3-isopropylmalate dehydrogenase produces MDLNICVLPGDGIGPEIIEQAVVVLEKVCEKFGHKLSLDEAQIGGVAIDAHNTPLPQATIDKCLASDAVLMGAIGGPKWDKIDKSIRPERGLLGIRKALGLYANLRPAKLWDELKDASFLKDSVIGDGLDIMVVRELIGGIYFGEPRGEGVDENGERYAYNTMVYKESEVKRIVKLAFEIARKRGSKLHSVEKANVLDVSQLWNEVAEEVSKDYSDVDYHTMYVDNCAMQLVRNPGQFDTIVTGNLFGDIISDEASMITGSIGMLPSASIGDGKVSLFEPIHGSAPDITGTGKANPLATILSVSMMLRYSFDLDAEADLIEATVAKVLAEGYRTADIMEDGKECLSCSEMGALVASKL; encoded by the coding sequence ATGGACTTAAATATCTGTGTATTACCTGGTGATGGAATCGGACCCGAAATCATTGAACAAGCTGTTGTCGTTCTTGAAAAAGTATGTGAGAAGTTTGGTCACAAGCTTTCACTCGACGAAGCTCAAATCGGTGGCGTCGCAATCGATGCTCACAATACGCCACTTCCACAAGCAACTATCGATAAGTGTCTCGCTTCTGACGCAGTACTCATGGGCGCTATCGGCGGACCTAAATGGGACAAGATTGACAAATCAATCCGTCCTGAGCGCGGTCTTCTCGGTATTCGTAAGGCTCTCGGTCTTTACGCAAACCTTCGTCCTGCTAAACTTTGGGACGAGCTCAAAGATGCTTCATTCCTCAAAGATTCTGTAATCGGTGATGGCCTTGATATCATGGTTGTTCGCGAACTTATCGGTGGCATCTACTTCGGTGAGCCACGTGGTGAAGGCGTTGACGAAAATGGTGAGCGTTATGCTTACAATACAATGGTCTACAAAGAGTCAGAAGTTAAGCGTATCGTAAAGCTCGCTTTCGAAATCGCTCGCAAACGTGGTAGCAAGCTTCACTCAGTAGAGAAAGCTAACGTGCTTGACGTTTCTCAGCTTTGGAATGAAGTTGCAGAAGAAGTATCAAAAGATTACAGCGATGTTGATTACCACACCATGTACGTCGATAACTGCGCAATGCAGCTCGTTCGTAATCCAGGTCAATTCGACACAATCGTGACGGGTAACCTCTTCGGCGATATCATCTCCGACGAAGCTTCTATGATCACTGGTTCAATTGGTATGCTTCCTTCAGCGTCAATTGGCGATGGTAAAGTATCACTCTTCGAGCCAATTCACGGTTCTGCTCCGGATATCACGGGTACTGGCAAAGCCAACCCACTCGCGACTATCCTCTCTGTTTCAATGATGCTCCGTTACAGCTTCGATCTCGATGCTGAAGCTGACCTCATTGAAGCTACAGTAGCAAAAGTTCTCGCTGAGGGCTACCGCACTGCAGATATCATGGAAGACGGCAAAGAATGTCTCTCATGTTCTGAAATGGGCGCACTTGTAGCATCTAAACTCTAA
- a CDS encoding Smr/MutS family protein, with protein MDKLDLHELTVDEAVKCFIPYYNARVADKLPFLLIHGYGSTGIGGKIMRRLRSILEDNKDKMKFTFGEEIDGNPGYTTIYPLKSMAIFTDLLGQEILAFCESPKIQDKIIGKFRKQGQPLILKTLKQLENQKLIKSGIKGIYKTWHAI; from the coding sequence ATGGATAAACTAGATTTACATGAACTCACTGTCGATGAAGCCGTCAAATGCTTCATCCCCTACTACAATGCTCGCGTTGCTGATAAGCTGCCCTTCCTTCTTATACACGGTTATGGCTCTACGGGCATCGGCGGAAAAATCATGCGACGACTTAGATCTATACTTGAAGACAATAAAGATAAAATGAAGTTCACCTTTGGCGAAGAGATTGATGGCAACCCGGGCTACACGACGATTTACCCCTTAAAAAGTATGGCTATCTTTACTGATTTACTCGGCCAAGAAATTCTCGCTTTTTGTGAATCACCCAAAATCCAAGACAAAATCATAGGCAAATTCCGTAAGCAGGGACAACCACTCATTCTCAAAACACTTAAGCAACTAGAAAACCAAAAGTTGATTAAATCAGGTATTAAAGGCATATATAAAACCTGGCACGCCATTTAA
- a CDS encoding 3-isopropylmalate dehydratase large subunit, translated as MGMTLTEKIIANAAGRESVKAGENVWLDVNVLMTHDVCGPGTIGIFKDKFGADAKVFDKENVVIIPDHYIFTEDKRAMRNIDILTEFAKEQDLPHYYQPGTDNYMGVCHVTLPEKGHVRPGEIILGTDSHTCTHGALGAFATGIGNTDAAFTMGTGRTWLKIPETIKFVLNGKLPKTMMAKDLILHMIGEIGFSGATYCAMEFEGPVIDELSIEERMTICNMAIEAGGKNGVIAADAKVEAYVKERTNVPYTLLKADADAHYKDVYEINVSELEPTVAIPSAPDKRKGVSEIAGTKLTRAYIGSCTGGKTEDFAAAAEIMYGQKVAMDTFVVPSTTFVEKDMNTLKFKDKTYMEIFLEAGCRIGPPGCAACLGGPEDTFGRANGQEIVVSTTNRNFPGRMGSMQAKVFLASPYVAAASALTGVITKPDSYLED; from the coding sequence ATGGGAATGACCTTAACAGAAAAAATTATTGCCAATGCTGCAGGGCGTGAATCTGTAAAAGCTGGCGAGAATGTGTGGTTGGACGTCAATGTTCTTATGACTCACGACGTTTGTGGGCCTGGTACTATTGGCATTTTTAAAGATAAATTTGGTGCAGACGCCAAAGTATTTGATAAAGAAAATGTCGTTATTATTCCAGATCACTACATCTTTACTGAAGATAAACGTGCAATGCGCAATATCGATATCCTCACTGAATTTGCAAAAGAGCAAGATCTTCCTCATTACTATCAGCCTGGCACTGACAACTACATGGGCGTTTGCCATGTAACTCTTCCAGAGAAAGGTCATGTTCGTCCTGGTGAGATCATCCTCGGTACTGACTCACATACTTGTACGCATGGTGCTCTCGGCGCTTTCGCTACTGGTATTGGTAATACTGATGCTGCTTTCACAATGGGAACTGGCCGTACTTGGCTCAAAATTCCTGAGACAATTAAATTTGTTCTCAATGGTAAGCTTCCTAAAACAATGATGGCCAAAGATCTCATCCTTCACATGATTGGTGAAATCGGTTTCTCTGGTGCGACTTACTGCGCGATGGAATTTGAAGGTCCCGTCATTGACGAGCTTTCAATTGAAGAACGTATGACTATCTGTAACATGGCGATTGAAGCTGGTGGCAAAAATGGCGTTATTGCGGCTGACGCAAAAGTCGAAGCCTATGTGAAAGAACGTACTAATGTTCCGTACACACTGCTCAAAGCTGATGCCGATGCCCACTACAAAGACGTTTACGAAATCAACGTCTCTGAACTCGAGCCTACTGTAGCTATTCCTTCAGCTCCCGATAAACGCAAAGGCGTTAGCGAAATCGCAGGTACTAAGCTCACACGTGCTTATATTGGTTCTTGTACTGGTGGTAAAACAGAAGATTTTGCCGCAGCTGCCGAAATCATGTATGGCCAAAAAGTGGCTATGGATACTTTCGTAGTACCTTCTACAACTTTCGTAGAGAAAGATATGAATACACTCAAGTTTAAAGATAAAACCTATATGGAAATCTTTCTTGAAGCGGGCTGCCGTATCGGACCTCCGGGTTGCGCGGCTTGCCTCGGTGGACCTGAAGATACTTTCGGCCGTGCAAATGGCCAAGAAATCGTAGTTTCTACGACAAATCGTAACTTCCCTGGTCGCATGGGTTCTATGCAAGCAAAAGTTTTCTTGGCGTCTCCTTACGTTGCCGCAGCAAGCGCGCTCACGGGCGTGATCACCAAACCTGATTCCTACTTGGAGGATTAA
- a CDS encoding helix-turn-helix domain-containing protein produces the protein MKNYDWSELVSDIISHLHITQSQLAEKCMVTQQTISNWKNGSRKPGVYAQEKVFKLSQQANLTLSNYVEINNWEELDPKDMIRSCLKGLTQEQKKISLHMLLTLSEDFRQQNLNSEA, from the coding sequence ATGAAAAATTATGATTGGTCAGAATTAGTAAGCGATATCATTTCGCATTTGCATATAACGCAGTCACAACTCGCGGAAAAATGCATGGTGACACAACAAACTATTTCCAATTGGAAAAATGGTTCTCGTAAGCCGGGAGTCTATGCTCAAGAAAAAGTTTTCAAGCTTTCTCAACAGGCAAATTTAACGCTTAGTAATTACGTAGAAATCAATAACTGGGAAGAACTTGACCCCAAAGATATGATTCGTTCCTGCCTCAAAGGCCTCACCCAAGAACAAAAAAAAATCTCTTTGCACATGCTGCTTACCCTAAGTGAAGATTTTCGTCAACAGAATTTAAACTCAGAAGCCTAA
- a CDS encoding TRAP transporter small permease subunit has translation MTRVADLIEGLLKKFCELCLWANFLLIFIIVFQVVARYAFDFTWASLEELQWHLFAVAMFTGVAYAIVEGCHVRADILFNKFTQKWRDVVELLTMALCVIPFFSLIFFYGLSFVERSYSVSEMSSSPGGLPHRWLIKALIPLACLLIIFAAIAKILRALASLRGKNVS, from the coding sequence ATGACGAGAGTCGCAGACCTGATTGAAGGCCTTCTTAAAAAGTTTTGTGAATTGTGTTTATGGGCAAATTTTTTACTGATCTTTATCATCGTTTTTCAGGTGGTGGCACGTTATGCTTTTGATTTTACTTGGGCTTCATTAGAAGAGCTCCAATGGCATCTTTTTGCCGTGGCGATGTTTACTGGTGTTGCTTATGCGATTGTCGAGGGTTGCCATGTACGAGCGGATATTTTATTTAATAAGTTCACTCAAAAATGGCGCGATGTGGTCGAGTTATTGACCATGGCCTTATGCGTCATCCCATTTTTCTCTCTGATTTTCTTTTATGGCCTGAGTTTTGTGGAGCGATCTTATTCAGTGAGTGAGATGTCGAGTTCGCCCGGAGGTCTACCTCATCGTTGGCTCATTAAAGCTCTTATCCCCTTGGCCTGCCTACTAATCATATTTGCTGCCATCGCAAAAATACTACGAGCACTAGCTAGTTTGAGAGGCAAAAATGTATCCTGA
- a CDS encoding TRAP transporter substrate-binding protein, giving the protein MKKFICIFLLLGVLGSSCVRRKKTSAHGGVKTRLKIASAYNTALPILGDSVKTMAEKIEKSSDGAVTVRLMEPQDVGGLQAILEAVSSGKIDAGYGSAGFWAGKMPAAPLFSSVPFGPEAGPYLAWMKHGNGLKLYQQMYDDAGYNVKVLLCTVLPPETSGWFRKEIKDEADLKGLKMRFFGLGARVMEKMDVSTMLLGGSEIYPAMEKGVIDATEFSMPSIDQKIGLYKIAKYNYFPGWHQQSTLLELIIHKDTWENLPESQKALIEMACNESLVNSLARGEASQFQVMKDNVNKYDVKIKRWSEHMLKKYEQAWAEVVAEESAKDIFFKEVWQDLSKFRKDYALWEDNAYLPRKRK; this is encoded by the coding sequence ATGAAAAAGTTTATATGTATATTTTTATTGCTAGGAGTATTAGGCAGTTCTTGCGTGCGTCGCAAAAAAACGAGTGCCCATGGTGGAGTGAAAACGCGCTTGAAGATTGCCTCAGCTTATAATACCGCCTTGCCAATATTGGGTGACTCAGTAAAGACGATGGCTGAAAAAATAGAGAAATCGAGTGATGGTGCGGTAACGGTACGACTTATGGAACCACAAGACGTCGGTGGCTTACAAGCAATCTTAGAGGCAGTGAGTTCAGGTAAAATAGATGCAGGTTATGGTTCTGCAGGATTTTGGGCGGGTAAGATGCCTGCTGCACCTTTGTTTTCTTCTGTTCCATTTGGACCAGAGGCGGGGCCTTACTTAGCGTGGATGAAGCATGGTAATGGACTCAAACTCTATCAGCAAATGTATGATGATGCGGGCTATAATGTAAAAGTTCTGCTATGTACGGTCTTGCCTCCCGAGACTTCGGGTTGGTTTAGAAAAGAAATTAAAGATGAAGCTGATTTGAAAGGACTCAAGATGCGTTTCTTTGGCTTAGGCGCACGGGTAATGGAGAAAATGGATGTCTCCACCATGCTTTTAGGTGGCAGTGAAATTTATCCGGCCATGGAGAAGGGTGTGATTGATGCGACTGAATTTTCTATGCCTTCAATTGATCAGAAAATAGGTCTCTATAAAATTGCGAAATATAATTATTTTCCTGGCTGGCATCAGCAATCAACTTTACTGGAACTCATAATTCATAAAGATACTTGGGAGAACTTACCCGAATCGCAAAAAGCTTTAATAGAGATGGCCTGTAATGAAAGCCTTGTGAATTCATTGGCGCGTGGTGAGGCAAGTCAATTTCAGGTCATGAAAGATAACGTCAATAAATACGATGTGAAAATTAAACGCTGGAGTGAGCACATGCTCAAGAAATATGAGCAGGCCTGGGCTGAAGTCGTTGCAGAAGAATCGGCCAAAGATATCTTTTTTAAAGAAGTATGGCAAGATCTCTCAAAGTTCCGAAAAGATTATGCGCTCTGGGAAGATAACGCTTATTTGCCTAGGAAGAGGAAATGA